From Bosea sp. NBC_00550, the proteins below share one genomic window:
- a CDS encoding M20/M25/M40 family metallo-hydrolase, protein MTKLPAILARLDDGLDASLARLSSWLEIPSIGTDPAYNAQTRAAAEWLRADLEALGFKAELRETGGHPVVLAHRPKPGAPHALFYGHYDVQPVDPLNLWDTDPFKPVVREPEPGRKVISARGACDDKGQVMTFIEAIRATLAETGDLPIGLTILVEGEEESGSVNLPGYIKANAAELKADYALVCDTGMWDRETPLITSTLRGMVYQEVTLTAADRDLHSGLFGGAAANPIHMLAKILAEIHDEAGRIIIPGFYDGVHEPTNAQKAEWADLGLTEKEFLGQVGLKHSIGERGRMLIEQIQSRPTCDVNGIWGGYTGEGSKTVIPGKASAKVSFRLVGDQDPVRIAAAFHQFVRDRLPDDVTAEFIGHSGSPALAVPVDSPVLQKARVALAEEWGGRVVSIGSGGSIPVGGDFKRTLGIDTLFVGFGLDDDRVHSPNEKYDLSSFHKGQRSWARILQALGS, encoded by the coding sequence ATGACGAAGCTTCCCGCCATTCTCGCCCGTCTCGACGATGGGCTCGACGCCTCGCTCGCGCGCCTGTCTTCTTGGCTGGAAATTCCCTCGATCGGCACGGACCCAGCCTACAACGCGCAGACGCGCGCCGCCGCCGAATGGCTGAGGGCCGATCTGGAAGCGCTCGGCTTCAAGGCGGAGCTGCGCGAAACCGGCGGCCATCCCGTCGTTCTGGCTCATCGGCCCAAGCCCGGTGCCCCGCATGCGCTGTTCTACGGTCACTACGACGTGCAGCCGGTCGATCCGTTGAATCTTTGGGACACCGATCCGTTCAAGCCCGTGGTCCGCGAGCCTGAACCGGGCCGCAAGGTCATCTCGGCGCGCGGCGCCTGCGACGACAAGGGCCAGGTCATGACCTTCATCGAGGCCATCCGCGCGACGCTCGCGGAAACCGGCGACCTGCCGATCGGCCTGACGATCCTGGTCGAGGGCGAGGAGGAATCAGGCTCGGTCAACCTGCCGGGCTATATCAAGGCCAATGCCGCCGAGCTGAAGGCGGACTACGCCCTGGTCTGCGACACCGGCATGTGGGACCGCGAGACGCCGCTGATCACCTCCACCCTGCGCGGCATGGTCTATCAGGAGGTGACGCTGACCGCGGCCGATCGCGATCTGCATTCCGGCCTGTTCGGCGGCGCGGCAGCCAACCCGATCCATATGCTGGCGAAGATTCTCGCCGAAATCCACGATGAAGCCGGCCGCATCATCATTCCCGGCTTCTATGACGGCGTCCATGAGCCGACCAACGCCCAGAAGGCGGAATGGGCCGATCTTGGCCTTACCGAGAAGGAATTCCTCGGGCAGGTCGGTCTGAAGCACTCCATCGGCGAGCGCGGGCGCATGCTGATCGAGCAGATCCAGTCGCGCCCGACCTGCGATGTCAACGGCATCTGGGGCGGCTATACCGGGGAGGGCAGCAAGACCGTCATCCCCGGCAAGGCCTCGGCCAAGGTGTCCTTCCGCCTCGTCGGCGATCAGGACCCGGTCAGGATCGCGGCTGCGTTCCATCAGTTCGTCCGCGACCGCCTGCCGGACGATGTCACGGCCGAGTTCATCGGCCATTCCGGCTCGCCAGCCCTGGCCGTCCCCGTAGATTCGCCGGTGCTGCAGAAGGCGCGCGTCGCGCTCGCCGAGGAGTGGGGCGGGCGTGTCGTCTCGATCGGCAGTGGCGGTTCGATACCGGTCGGCGGCGACTTCAAGCGTACGCTCGGTATCGACACGCTCTTCGTCGGCTTCGGCCTCGACGACGACCGGGTTCATTCGCCCAACGAAAAATATGATCTCTCTTCCTTCCACAAGGGCCAGCGTTCCTGGGCCCGCATCTTGCAGGCTCTCGGTTCATGA
- a CDS encoding TIGR00730 family Rossman fold protein: MRSVCVFCGSNPGNDPVFAAGARAMGAEIARRGLTLVYGGGAVGLMGVVANAAMEAGGEVHGVIPKALKDKEVGHVGLTRLEIVDTMHTRKARMAALSEGFIAMPGGIGTFEELFEIWTWGQLGIHAKPLGLLNIAGFYDPLATFLDQTVEAGFLKQSHRAMAMTDTEPATLLDRMENYVPAATYKWIEKEQA, encoded by the coding sequence ATGAGATCGGTTTGCGTCTTCTGCGGTTCCAATCCGGGCAATGATCCGGTCTTTGCGGCCGGCGCCCGCGCCATGGGGGCGGAGATCGCCAGGCGCGGCCTGACGCTGGTCTATGGTGGCGGTGCGGTCGGGCTGATGGGCGTCGTCGCCAACGCGGCGATGGAGGCGGGCGGCGAAGTCCATGGCGTCATTCCCAAGGCGCTGAAGGACAAGGAGGTCGGCCATGTCGGGCTGACCCGGCTCGAAATCGTCGACACCATGCACACTCGCAAGGCGCGGATGGCGGCCCTGTCGGAAGGCTTCATCGCCATGCCCGGCGGCATCGGCACCTTCGAGGAGCTGTTCGAGATCTGGACCTGGGGCCAGCTCGGTATCCACGCCAAGCCGCTGGGCCTGCTCAACATCGCCGGCTTCTACGATCCGCTCGCGACCTTCCTCGACCAGACCGTCGAAGCGGGATTTCTGAAGCAGAGCCATCGCGCGATGGCGATGACCGATACCGAACCGGCGACGCTGCTCGATCGCATGGAGAATTACGTCCCGGCCGCGACCTATAAATGGATCGAGAAGGAGCAGGCCTGA
- a CDS encoding DNA-packaging protein yields MPAASWARLIKGNLHTFEPELLPVLEEFWRIWSRIDQRPTEPPKPIWLVLGGRGAGKTRTGAEWVKGMALGHPPFADKPTGRIALVGETQGQVRDVMIEGVSGLLSIHTRWERPTWQPSLRRLQWPNGAIAQVFSAEDPEGLRGPQFGAAWSDELAKWPNLQESWDMLQLGLRLGDHPRQIVTTTPRPVPLIKRLLTDLHVAVSRSRTQDNRFNLAAEFVRTVTETYGGTRLGRQELDGEIVEESPDALWTRAMIEASREAQPASLARIAVAVDPPASSSQRADRCGLVVAGIDGNGIGHVLEDATLAGARPHEWAEKAVALYRRHEADALVVEVNQGGEMVGSIIREVDAGVPVVSVRATRGKYLRAEPVAALYAQGRVRHAGAFPELEDEMCAFGPGGLESGRSPDRLDALVWALTHLMLAPKGRPRVRGM; encoded by the coding sequence TTGCCCGCCGCGAGCTGGGCGAGGCTGATCAAGGGTAATCTCCACACGTTCGAACCGGAGCTCCTGCCCGTCCTGGAGGAATTCTGGCGGATATGGTCGCGTATCGATCAACGGCCTACCGAGCCGCCCAAGCCGATCTGGCTCGTCCTCGGCGGCCGGGGCGCCGGCAAGACGCGCACCGGTGCCGAATGGGTGAAGGGCATGGCGCTGGGCCATCCCCCCTTCGCGGACAAGCCCACCGGGCGGATCGCCCTCGTCGGGGAGACGCAAGGGCAAGTCCGCGACGTCATGATCGAGGGCGTCTCCGGGCTGCTGTCGATCCACACGCGTTGGGAGCGGCCGACCTGGCAGCCCTCGCTGCGCCGCCTGCAATGGCCGAACGGCGCGATCGCGCAGGTGTTTTCGGCCGAGGATCCCGAGGGGCTGCGCGGGCCGCAGTTCGGCGCCGCCTGGTCCGACGAACTGGCGAAATGGCCGAACCTTCAGGAGAGTTGGGACATGCTGCAGCTCGGCCTTCGCCTCGGCGATCATCCCCGTCAGATCGTCACGACGACACCGCGGCCGGTGCCGCTGATAAAGCGCCTCCTGACCGACCTGCACGTCGCCGTGAGCCGCTCGAGGACGCAGGACAACCGTTTTAATCTCGCCGCCGAGTTCGTCCGCACCGTCACGGAAACCTATGGCGGCACGCGACTTGGCCGGCAGGAGCTCGACGGCGAGATCGTCGAGGAGAGCCCCGACGCACTCTGGACGCGGGCGATGATCGAGGCGTCCCGCGAAGCACAGCCTGCTTCGCTGGCCCGGATCGCCGTCGCGGTCGATCCACCGGCTTCCTCCTCGCAGCGGGCCGACCGGTGCGGGCTGGTGGTGGCGGGCATCGATGGCAACGGCATCGGCCATGTGCTGGAAGATGCGACGCTCGCAGGCGCCAGACCGCATGAATGGGCCGAAAAGGCCGTCGCGCTCTATCGCCGGCACGAGGCGGATGCGCTGGTGGTCGAGGTCAACCAGGGTGGCGAAATGGTCGGGAGCATCATCCGTGAGGTCGATGCCGGCGTTCCCGTCGTCTCCGTCAGGGCGACGCGGGGCAAATATCTGAGGGCCGAGCCGGTGGCGGCGCTCTATGCGCAGGGCCGGGTCCGGCATGCCGGCGCCTTTCCCGAGCTGGAGGACGAGATGTGCGCCTTCGGCCCGGGCGGCCTCGAAAGCGGCCGCTCGCCCGACCGGCTCGACGCACTCGTCTGGGCGCTGACCCATCTGATGCTCGCGCCGAAGGGAAGGCCACGGGTGAGGGGGATGTAG
- a CDS encoding IS110 family transposase has translation MPVCTTVPEPSRFLGCDVGKAGIVVFDSRGDTLGSLPNEASALAAFAAGLGPDCLVVCEATGGYEDALLAALVSAGCPAHRADARKVKAFIRSYGTLGKSDALDARALARYGAERHARLIRWQAPAPARERLQVLVRTRADLVAQRTACTNRLNAPGIEPVKAPLQALHDCLKAQIAALAQTIAETLRTIARTDRSEQALRSIRGIGTTTAATLIALMPELGRISRRQAAALAGLAPHPNQSGSRDAYRPTRGGRAEIKAALFMPAMAAARHDPAMRDAYTRLIANGKKPIVALTAIMRRIIVIANARVRDQNKLS, from the coding sequence ATGCCGGTTTGCACCACGGTCCCTGAACCCTCCCGTTTCCTCGGCTGTGATGTCGGCAAGGCCGGGATCGTCGTCTTCGACAGCCGCGGCGACACCCTCGGCAGTCTCCCTAACGAGGCTTCGGCCCTGGCAGCCTTCGCAGCCGGGCTCGGCCCGGACTGCCTCGTCGTCTGCGAGGCGACGGGCGGCTATGAGGACGCCCTGCTGGCGGCGCTCGTCTCAGCCGGCTGCCCGGCCCATCGCGCCGATGCCCGCAAGGTCAAGGCCTTCATCCGCTCCTATGGGACGCTCGGGAAGAGCGATGCGCTCGATGCCAGGGCGCTTGCCCGCTACGGCGCCGAGCGCCACGCTCGGCTGATCCGCTGGCAGGCGCCCGCCCCGGCACGCGAGCGCCTCCAGGTCCTGGTGCGGACCAGAGCCGATCTCGTCGCCCAGAGAACGGCCTGCACCAACCGGCTCAACGCTCCCGGCATCGAACCGGTCAAAGCCCCGCTCCAGGCCCTGCACGACTGCCTCAAAGCCCAGATCGCCGCCCTGGCGCAAACCATCGCCGAGACCCTGCGCACCATCGCCCGCACCGACAGAAGCGAGCAGGCCTTGCGCTCCATCCGCGGCATCGGAACGACCACCGCCGCCACCCTCATCGCACTCATGCCCGAGCTCGGACGCATCAGCCGGCGCCAGGCCGCCGCACTCGCAGGCCTGGCTCCTCATCCAAACCAGAGCGGCAGTCGAGACGCCTACCGCCCAACCAGAGGCGGCAGGGCCGAAATCAAGGCCGCCCTGTTCATGCCCGCAATGGCCGCCGCAAGGCACGACCCCGCCATGCGCGACGCCTACACACGCCTCATCGCAAACGGAAAAAAGCCAATCGTCGCTCTCACCGCAATCATGCGACGCATCATCGTCATCGCAAATGCCCGCGTCAGAGACCAAAACAAACTGAGTTGA
- a CDS encoding phage portal protein — translation MFDFLRSLRGFAAPDQKRSRVGPLIALHEAGRAVWTPRDYVALSREGYERNPVVHRCVRLIAEAAAQTPLIAKVGSREMPDHPALALIERPNPRQGGIAFRDMLFGHLLVAGNAYVEAVSTGREPRELYALRPDRMRVVPGRDGWPEAYDYTVGGDTVRFRQDEAGLPPILHLTQFHPVDDHYGLSPIEAAAISLDIHNAASNWHKALLDNAARPSGALVYDGPEGATLTEAQFERLKQELEESFQGARNAGRPLLLEGGLDWKPLSLTPAELDFVAAKGVAAREIALAFGVPPLLLGLPGDNTRANFAEANRALWRQTVIPLVKRTAQSLAQWLGPAFGDDLMLEPDLDAVEALADERESLWRRLGAASFLDDDEKREAVGYGRRASGKEQS, via the coding sequence ATGTTCGATTTTCTTCGCAGCCTGCGCGGCTTTGCCGCGCCGGATCAGAAGCGTTCGCGCGTCGGGCCGCTGATCGCCCTCCATGAAGCCGGGCGCGCGGTCTGGACGCCGCGCGACTACGTCGCGCTGTCGCGCGAAGGCTATGAGCGCAACCCGGTGGTGCATCGCTGCGTCCGGCTGATCGCCGAGGCGGCGGCCCAGACCCCGCTCATCGCCAAGGTCGGATCCCGCGAGATGCCGGACCATCCGGCGCTCGCACTGATCGAGCGGCCCAATCCGCGCCAGGGCGGCATCGCCTTCCGCGACATGCTGTTCGGCCACCTGCTCGTCGCCGGCAACGCCTATGTCGAGGCAGTCAGCACCGGGCGGGAACCCCGCGAGCTCTATGCGCTCCGGCCGGACCGGATGCGGGTCGTGCCCGGCCGCGACGGCTGGCCGGAAGCTTACGACTATACGGTCGGCGGCGACACCGTGCGGTTCCGGCAGGACGAGGCCGGATTGCCGCCCATCCTCCATCTGACGCAGTTCCACCCGGTCGACGACCACTATGGCCTCTCGCCCATCGAGGCCGCGGCCATCTCGCTCGATATCCACAACGCCGCCAGCAACTGGCACAAGGCTCTGCTCGACAACGCCGCAAGGCCCTCCGGCGCACTGGTCTATGACGGGCCGGAAGGCGCGACGCTGACCGAGGCGCAGTTCGAGCGGCTGAAGCAGGAGCTGGAAGAGTCCTTCCAGGGCGCGCGAAATGCCGGCCGGCCGCTGCTTCTCGAGGGCGGTCTCGACTGGAAGCCGCTGTCGCTGACACCGGCGGAGCTGGATTTCGTCGCGGCCAAGGGTGTCGCGGCCCGCGAGATCGCGCTCGCTTTCGGCGTGCCACCGCTGCTGCTCGGCCTGCCCGGCGACAACACGCGCGCCAATTTCGCCGAGGCGAACCGCGCGCTCTGGCGGCAAACGGTGATCCCGCTGGTGAAGCGCACCGCGCAGTCCCTGGCGCAATGGCTTGGGCCCGCCTTCGGGGACGACCTCATGCTGGAGCCCGACCTCGATGCCGTGGAAGCGCTGGCAGACGAGCGGGAGTCGCTCTGGCGGCGCCTGGGCGCCGCAAGCTTCCTCGACGATGACGAGAAACGCGAGGCCGTCGGCTACGGCCGGCGTGCCTCGGGGAAGGAGCAATCATGA
- a CDS encoding HK97 family phage prohead protease: MNTPFRLPLESKLLPLQPSRIAPDGSFEGYASLFRIPDLGKDVVEPGAFRDSLFRRGPSGIKLLWQHDPAEPIGRWLSLIEDSRGLFVRGRISLAVARAREIHALMREGAIDGLSIGFRPEKARNEPRTGLRRLERVDLWEVSIVTFPMLPQARISAVKTAFRAPAFA, translated from the coding sequence ATGAACACGCCGTTCCGCCTGCCGCTCGAATCCAAGCTCCTGCCTCTGCAACCTTCGCGTATCGCGCCCGACGGCAGCTTCGAGGGCTATGCCAGCCTCTTTCGCATCCCCGATCTCGGCAAGGACGTGGTCGAACCCGGCGCCTTCCGCGACAGCCTGTTCCGTCGCGGACCATCCGGCATCAAGCTGCTCTGGCAGCATGATCCGGCGGAGCCGATCGGACGCTGGCTCAGCCTGATCGAGGACAGCCGGGGCTTGTTCGTACGCGGCAGGATTTCGCTCGCCGTCGCCCGCGCCCGCGAGATCCACGCGCTGATGCGGGAAGGCGCCATCGACGGGCTGTCGATCGGTTTCCGCCCCGAGAAGGCGCGCAACGAGCCCCGGACGGGGCTGCGCCGGCTGGAACGCGTCGATCTCTGGGAAGTCTCGATCGTCACCTTCCCGATGCTTCCTCAGGCCCGCATCAGCGCCGTCAAGACGGCCTTCCGCGCGCCGGCTTTCGCCTGA
- a CDS encoding phage major capsid protein: MTHLDHAPETKASGADLTLAFEDLRYTLESYRAANDERLAGIEARHSADPLTEEKLTRLDSALDDTMRRIDRLTLDRARPALGHESGHQGGHRDPLVAEHKAAFAAYVRSGEAGGLKRLESKALSAGSGPDGGYLAPSTVEGEILRRLANVSPIRTLATVRTISSGTYKKAFSTTGPASGWVAETAARPQAGSPTLAELSFPAMELYAMPAATQTLLDDAIVNIDQWIAEEVEHAFAEQEGAAFVNGDGIDKPKGFLAYPTIADASWSWGNIGVLNSGVAGAFPASNPSDVLVDLVYALKAGYRQNASFVMNRKTQAAIRKFKDTSGQYLWQPPASAGAPATLLGFPVAEAEDMPNIANNAVSIAFGDFRRGYLVVDRAGVRILRDPYSAKPYVLFYTTKRVGGGVQDFAAIKGLKFAV, from the coding sequence ATGACCCATCTCGACCACGCCCCCGAGACCAAGGCGTCCGGCGCCGACCTGACGCTTGCCTTCGAAGACCTGCGCTACACGCTCGAAAGCTACCGCGCCGCCAATGACGAGCGCCTTGCGGGAATCGAAGCCCGCCACAGTGCCGATCCGCTGACCGAGGAGAAGCTCACCCGGTTGGATTCCGCGCTCGACGACACGATGCGCCGCATCGACCGCCTGACGCTCGACCGCGCCCGTCCGGCTCTCGGCCATGAAAGCGGCCATCAGGGCGGCCATCGCGATCCGCTCGTCGCCGAGCATAAGGCGGCGTTCGCGGCCTATGTCCGCAGCGGCGAGGCGGGTGGCCTGAAGCGGCTCGAGTCCAAGGCGCTGTCGGCCGGCTCCGGCCCGGATGGCGGCTATCTCGCGCCGTCCACGGTGGAAGGCGAAATCCTGCGTCGCCTGGCGAATGTCTCGCCGATCCGCACCCTGGCGACGGTACGGACCATCTCTTCCGGCACCTACAAGAAGGCATTCTCGACCACCGGCCCGGCCTCCGGCTGGGTGGCGGAGACGGCGGCGCGGCCGCAGGCCGGCTCGCCGACGCTCGCGGAACTCTCCTTCCCGGCCATGGAACTCTATGCCATGCCGGCTGCGACGCAGACGCTGCTCGACGATGCGATCGTCAATATCGACCAGTGGATCGCGGAAGAGGTCGAACACGCCTTCGCAGAGCAGGAGGGCGCCGCCTTCGTCAACGGCGACGGCATCGACAAGCCCAAGGGCTTCCTCGCCTATCCGACGATTGCCGACGCCAGCTGGAGCTGGGGCAATATCGGCGTGCTCAACTCCGGCGTTGCCGGCGCCTTCCCGGCCTCCAACCCCTCGGATGTGCTGGTCGATCTGGTCTATGCGCTGAAGGCCGGCTACCGCCAGAACGCCTCCTTCGTCATGAACCGCAAGACGCAAGCGGCGATCCGCAAGTTCAAGGACACCAGCGGGCAGTATCTCTGGCAGCCGCCGGCATCGGCCGGCGCGCCGGCGACGCTGCTCGGCTTCCCGGTGGCTGAGGCGGAGGACATGCCCAATATCGCCAACAACGCGGTTTCCATCGCCTTCGGCGACTTCCGGCGCGGCTATCTCGTCGTCGACCGGGCCGGGGTCCGCATCCTGCGCGATCCGTACTCCGCCAAGCCCTATGTGCTGTTCTACACCACCAAGCGGGTCGGTGGCGGCGTCCAGGATTTCGCCGCGATCAAGGGGCTGAAGTTCGCGGTCTGA
- a CDS encoding S1 family peptidase, producing the protein MTLRSLSAFAFSLVAALTAQPALAVVGGVDSRDAQGARAWTVRVETSRGELCSGAVIAPEIVLTAAHCLMGGGSISIVSLDSRFRARRQLVVAVLPHPSFVPGTTPRTQPGTDLALLRVAQPLPQDIEPLTLGGGLWQGETLTMAGYGLSAENNKRTARRLRETQLLNAGNYTTQNTVKVAVDVEARGESPGAGACRGDSGGPVLRGPPRSRDLVGIVSWSSGPLNTRARLICGGFTAITPVSEHSSWISEGSARLLSFGSETRPDEASQPRAAFSWWFSR; encoded by the coding sequence ATGACCCTGCGCTCGCTGTCCGCTTTCGCGTTTTCTCTGGTCGCCGCCCTGACGGCACAGCCTGCCCTTGCTGTGGTGGGCGGCGTCGACTCGCGCGATGCCCAAGGCGCCCGCGCCTGGACGGTGCGAGTGGAAACCAGCCGCGGCGAGCTCTGCTCGGGCGCGGTGATCGCCCCGGAAATCGTGCTGACCGCGGCCCATTGCCTGATGGGTGGCGGCTCGATCAGCATCGTCAGCCTCGATTCCCGTTTCCGGGCACGCCGGCAGCTCGTTGTCGCCGTCCTGCCTCATCCGAGTTTCGTGCCCGGCACGACACCGCGCACGCAGCCCGGTACCGACCTCGCCTTGCTGCGTGTGGCGCAGCCGCTGCCGCAGGATATCGAACCGCTCACCCTGGGCGGCGGCCTCTGGCAAGGCGAGACCCTGACCATGGCGGGCTACGGCCTCTCGGCCGAGAACAACAAGCGCACGGCTCGGCGCCTGCGCGAGACCCAGCTGCTCAACGCCGGCAACTACACGACCCAGAACACGGTCAAGGTCGCGGTCGATGTCGAAGCGCGCGGTGAATCGCCCGGTGCCGGCGCCTGCAGGGGCGATTCCGGCGGCCCGGTGCTGCGCGGCCCGCCCCGCTCGCGCGATCTGGTCGGGATCGTCAGCTGGTCGAGCGGGCCGCTCAACACGCGGGCCCGCCTCATCTGCGGCGGCTTCACCGCGATCACCCCCGTCAGCGAGCACAGCAGCTGGATTTCGGAAGGCAGCGCCCGGCTGCTCTCCTTCGGAAGCGAGACGCGGCCGGACGAAGCGTCGCAGCCGCGTGCCGCCTTCAGCTGGTGGTTTTCGCGCTGA
- a CDS encoding S1 family peptidase yields the protein MRIANWIVAAGLSSIACGLGAPSAEAVVGGREGGPAASSTLMVLNARGGVCSGIVLSPRAILTAAHCAAGGTELRIHWREAGEPVLIAPASVGLHPEFDAGAIRNRRRSIDLALIRLAEPLPARFAPADLVDGSLPRAGSSVTLAGYGVAREGEARSTGTYRSAALTAVEPYGPGRILLWAADPAGAGKQPGASACQGDSGGPIFADGGVSAVTSWSTGPKGRSCGLLSQGVLVAPQRHWIDATLSQWGETARWSKGR from the coding sequence ATGCGCATTGCGAATTGGATTGTCGCCGCCGGACTCAGCTCCATCGCCTGCGGGCTTGGAGCCCCGTCGGCAGAAGCCGTCGTCGGCGGGCGCGAGGGCGGGCCGGCCGCCAGCTCGACATTGATGGTGCTCAACGCACGCGGCGGCGTGTGCAGCGGGATCGTGCTGTCGCCGCGCGCTATCCTGACCGCGGCGCATTGCGCAGCTGGCGGAACCGAGTTGCGCATCCATTGGCGAGAGGCGGGTGAGCCCGTCCTGATCGCGCCCGCATCGGTCGGCCTGCACCCCGAATTCGACGCCGGCGCGATCCGCAACCGCCGGCGGTCGATCGATCTCGCCCTGATCCGGCTGGCCGAGCCGTTGCCGGCACGTTTCGCGCCTGCCGATCTCGTCGATGGATCGCTGCCGCGTGCAGGCAGTTCGGTGACGCTCGCGGGCTATGGCGTGGCGCGCGAGGGCGAAGCCCGCAGCACGGGCACCTACCGATCCGCCGCGCTGACTGCTGTCGAACCCTATGGCCCCGGCCGCATCCTGCTCTGGGCCGCGGATCCGGCCGGTGCCGGCAAGCAGCCCGGCGCCAGTGCCTGTCAGGGCGATTCCGGCGGGCCCATCTTCGCCGATGGGGGAGTCAGCGCCGTCACCAGCTGGTCGACCGGTCCGAAGGGCCGCAGTTGCGGCCTTCTCAGCCAGGGCGTTCTGGTGGCGCCGCAGCGGCACTGGATCGACGCGACGCTGTCGCAATGGGGAGAAACGGCGCGCTGGTCGAAGGGCCGGTGA
- a CDS encoding head-tail connector protein, producing MTPLALAPPATEPVTLTEARQFLRLDQGDEDELLSTLLTASRLMIEAAAGRCLIEQRWRIVLDRWPAKGEIRMPLSPIARIEAARVYDMLGAAQTVAEAALTLDRSADPPLIRLTGEVPEIGRDHGAIEIDVVAGYGATAAAVPAPLRQAVLRLAARWFEERGDVASRDARALPGAIAALVAPFRRGRL from the coding sequence ATGACGCCGCTTGCCCTGGCTCCACCAGCGACGGAACCGGTGACGCTCACCGAGGCCCGGCAATTCCTGCGCCTGGACCAGGGCGACGAGGACGAACTGCTCTCCACGCTGCTCACGGCTTCCAGGCTGATGATCGAGGCGGCGGCCGGCCGCTGCCTGATCGAGCAGCGCTGGCGCATCGTGCTGGATCGCTGGCCCGCCAAGGGCGAGATCCGGATGCCGCTATCCCCGATTGCGCGGATCGAAGCGGCCCGTGTCTACGACATGCTTGGCGCAGCGCAGACGGTGGCCGAAGCGGCATTGACGCTCGACCGGAGTGCCGATCCGCCTCTGATCCGCCTGACCGGCGAGGTGCCCGAGATCGGCCGCGATCACGGCGCCATCGAAATCGATGTCGTGGCCGGCTACGGAGCGACCGCCGCCGCCGTTCCCGCTCCGCTGCGCCAGGCGGTGCTGCGATTGGCCGCCCGCTGGTTCGAGGAGCGCGGCGATGTCGCCAGCCGCGATGCGCGGGCGCTGCCGGGCGCAATCGCCGCATTGGTCGCGCCATTCCGCCGCGGAAGGCTTTGA
- a CDS encoding phage head closure protein, with protein MKRRLLLEAPVATPDGIGGATQAFETLAAFWAQLEWVSGAEQWRQGRPEQSATYRVTLRWRGDVDAAKRLRDGDRIFDIRAVADPDGSRRRLVCLVEEVKP; from the coding sequence TTGAAGCGCAGGCTCCTTCTGGAGGCGCCGGTCGCGACGCCGGACGGCATCGGCGGCGCGACGCAGGCCTTCGAGACGCTGGCGGCCTTCTGGGCGCAGCTCGAATGGGTCTCCGGCGCGGAGCAATGGCGCCAGGGGCGCCCGGAGCAGAGCGCAACCTATCGCGTGACCCTGCGCTGGCGCGGCGATGTCGATGCCGCAAAGCGGCTGCGCGACGGCGACCGCATCTTCGACATCCGCGCGGTCGCCGATCCGGACGGCTCGCGCCGGCGCCTCGTCTGCCTGGTCGAGGAGGTGAAGCCATGA
- a CDS encoding DUF3168 domain-containing protein codes for MSDAILAMRAAIQTRLAADAALTALIGPGRVHDEAPRAARGLYVVHGEVEARDWSTGSDRGCEQELALVVWAAQSGSSRQALEAAGLIVGALDDAELAPEGHALVNLRWLSSRLAREPRNGLSFVTIRFRAVTETL; via the coding sequence ATGAGCGACGCGATCCTGGCTATGCGCGCGGCGATCCAGACCCGTCTGGCGGCCGATGCCGCGCTGACCGCGTTGATCGGCCCGGGGCGTGTCCATGACGAGGCGCCGCGCGCGGCGCGCGGGCTCTATGTCGTTCATGGCGAGGTCGAGGCGCGTGACTGGTCGACCGGCAGCGATCGCGGTTGCGAACAGGAACTCGCTCTCGTCGTCTGGGCCGCCCAGAGCGGTTCGTCGCGCCAGGCGCTGGAGGCGGCGGGCCTGATCGTCGGGGCGCTCGATGACGCCGAACTCGCCCCCGAGGGGCACGCCCTTGTCAATTTGCGCTGGCTTTCCAGCCGGCTCGCCCGCGAGCCCCGCAATGGGCTCAGCTTTGTGACGATCCGCTTCCGCGCCGTCACCGAAACACTCTGA
- a CDS encoding phage major tail protein, TP901-1 family: MAAQKGKDLLLKAADGAGAFVTVAGLRARQIAFNAETVDVTHSESAGRWRELLAGAGVRRASISGAGIFKDEASDALVRQVFFDGAIRDWQVIVPDFGAITGPFQLTSLEYRGDHAGEVTFDLSLESAGLLAFAAL, from the coding sequence ATGGCGGCACAGAAGGGCAAGGATTTGCTGCTCAAGGCAGCAGATGGCGCCGGCGCTTTCGTCACCGTGGCGGGCCTGAGGGCACGCCAGATCGCGTTCAACGCCGAGACCGTCGATGTCACCCATTCGGAATCGGCCGGGCGCTGGCGCGAATTGCTGGCCGGAGCCGGCGTGCGCCGCGCCAGCATCAGCGGTGCCGGCATCTTCAAGGATGAAGCGTCCGACGCTCTGGTGCGTCAGGTGTTCTTCGATGGCGCAATCCGGGACTGGCAGGTCATCGTGCCCGATTTCGGGGCGATCACAGGCCCGTTCCAGCTAACGAGCCTCGAATATCGCGGCGACCATGCCGGCGAGGTCACCTTCGACCTCTCGCTGGAATCGGCCGGGCTGCTG